Proteins encoded in a region of the Coffea eugenioides isolate CCC68of chromosome 4, Ceug_1.0, whole genome shotgun sequence genome:
- the LOC113767613 gene encoding uncharacterized protein LOC113767613 isoform X1: MAFDQNSIPKDLRPLNVVRTVPEDHRIATVTSSARPVEGFYGNPPRDGSPSSSQAVYYPSTVSESGFVGLGFAGNGAVPVPVPGAVQVPVPGVPGWVPRMVPLPPSGVLAAGGVDLGDSSFHSRGRSEGTVSDQASDGCGDDSVSGKKVKFLCSFGGNILPRPSDSALRYVGGQTRIISVRRDISFPDLYRKMVDIYGQNVVIKYQLPDEDLDALVSVSCPDDLENMMDEYEKLLERSLDGSAKLRVFLFSASEVDSVGMVHIGDWHDSGQKYVEAVNGYVDVTGRPAITRKESTASATSTHSSDVNGSEAVDSTARGSGEITGPPSTCVLSPRELNSTASQEALTRTSGFDPSPAVSAEASAVPPSMLVSNSGHSPSSANVENELAKIVTANGQQKMGYEMQQVEATIPAPSPYLHPYMDPQQETGIRSDYVQNPAQMGFPTQLLGTVAPVFAQQHISPTGTTHQQFFPAVHMTMVPSSHVSMNPNLVQPMVQPQQILLEPYPTESQLGQRIVHAPADPGYNAFHPPVPHTLLGGAYGWHQIPQTEHVAYSESYVPHQQALAPDNFPRFEDCYMCQKALPHAHSDTLARDQKESPASSDSRSIYHSLCLDDRGQPVSRAFAAGGFGESVVEQQGIGSQPKLVTNLNHEVGNPPSEGNRLAQNVEGYYAKDRIIHQRPENIEQPRIPVSQGSVGVTGGIQSPYGVLVGTIPQTSPDIAVQPVLASSQYQVTQESMMRKPTNVDVPATGGLPLQTSDYVLQESPKDISGNFPVSAPFEDNTKPVHDHLKQIDGRIENLRISPADVLPISEQSKSPTDNPIKEEILDNRSQQVVGREAYLDAAFSKPKAVLDANNSRLNDILPISSTEVPYVQKLQQSERYEVAQPPLAGDLGMYGHSKLGVNLVPDEILCNSAFSGVDSAQLSERNATVGEWKENAPRYHPNIVSGGIEAVQSDGSTLSSVSPSYRIGDLPDSSNSLFSNQDPWNLRHETHFPPPRPIKIQIKKESFGPRDASGENRFDNGELLMGSSTGLVTDSRAEDRVAHPSGNLIIDVNSEHSRPSKGSAEELIKQELQAVAEGVAASVLQSSLPSNPDLSGHGRSESPSTSVETNEVNNIDKGGVLNLDKIEEIKAKLPEKINFGFPISDGLGRLQIIKNSDLEELRELGSGTFGTVYHGKWRGTDVAIKRINDRCFAGKASEEERMRDDFWNEAINLADLHHPNVVAFYGVVLDGPGGSVATVTEYMVNGSLRNALQKGDRNLDKRKRLLIAMDVAFGMEYLHGKKIVHFDLKSDNLLVNLRDPHRPICKVGDLGLSKVKCQTLISGGVRGTLPWMAPELLNGSSNLVSEKVDVYSFGIVMWELVTGEEPYADLHYGAIIGGIVSNTLRPPVPESCDPDWKSLMERCWSAEPSERPSFTEIVNELRLMASKLPPKGQNQQPVSSKQPQVKS, from the exons ATGGCTTTTGATCAGAATTCAATACCAAAAGATTTGCGCCCGTTGAATGTAGTTAGAACAGTGCCCGAGGACCACCGCATTGCCACAGTGACCTCGTCGGCGAGGCCTGTTGAGGGGTTTTACGGGAACCCTCCTCGCGACGGTAGCCCTAGTTCTTCTCAGGCTGTTTATTACCCTTCTACCGTGTCAGAGTCTGGGTTTGTTGGTCTGGGATTTGCTGGAAATGGTGCTGTTCCCGTTCCTGTTCCTGGGGCAGTCCAGGTTCCTGTTCCTGGGGTTCCTGGGTGGGTCCCGCGCATGGTGCCTCTGCCCCCATCAGGGGTATTGGCTGCCGGTGGGGTGGATTTAGGAGATTCGTCTTTTCATAGTCGAGGAAGGAGTGAGGGCACAGTTTCTGATCAAGCTAGTGATGGGTGTGGTGATGATTCTGTTTCAGGGAAGAAGGTCAAGTTTTTGTGTAGTTTTGGGGGGAATATATTGCCAAGGCCAAGTGATTCTGCATTGAGATATGTTGGTGGGCAGACTAGGATTATTAGTGTAAGGAGGGATATCAGTTTTCCTGATTTGTATCGGAAAATGGTCGATATATATGGACAGAATGTGGTCATTAAGTATCAGTTGCCTGATGAGGATCTTGATGCTCTTGTATCAGTTTCTTGTCCTGATGATCTTGAGAATATGatggatgagtatgagaagTTGCTTGAGAGGTCTCTGGATGGGTCTGCTAAGTTGAGGGTATTTTTGTTTTCTGCATCTGAGGTTGATTCAGTGGGTATGGTCCACATTGGTGATTGGCATGATAGTGGGCAGAAGTATGTCGAGGCAGTGAATGGTTATGTGGATGTTACTGGCAGACCTGCAATCACGAGGAAGGAGAGTACTGCTAGTGCAACTTCCACTCACAGTTCGGATGTGAACGGGTCCGAGGCTGTTGACAGCACAGCCCGTGGATCAGGGGAGATTACTGGTCCACCATCTACTTGTGTGTTGTCTCCAAGGGAGTTGAATTCAACCGCTTCTCAAGAAGCTTTGACAAGAACGTCAGGTTTTGATCCAAGTCCTGCAGTTTCTGCTGAAGCTTCTGCTGTTCCACCTAGTATGCTAGTGAGTAACTCTGGTCATTCACCTTCATCTGCTAATGTGGAGAATGAGTTGGCTAAAATTGTGACTGCTAATGGGCAGCAAAAAATGGGGTATGAAATGCAGCAAGTGGAGGCAACTATTCCAGCGCCTTCTCCTTACTTGCATCCTTACATGGATCCCCAGCAAGAAACTGGTATCCGTTCGGATTATGTTCAGAATCCTGCTCAGATGGGTTTCCCTACACAGCTTTTGGGGACTGTGGCACCTGTGTTTGCCCAACAGCATATCAGTCCTACAGGTACCACCCATCAGCAGTTTTTTCCTGCAGTTCACATGACTATGGTTCCTTCCTCTCATGTCAGCATGAATCCAAATCTGGTTCAACCTATGGTTCAACCACAGCAAATCCTGTTGGAGCCTTATCCTACGGAAAGCCAATTAGGTCAGAGAATTGTCCATGCTCCTGCTGACCCAGGTTATAATGCATTTCATCCTCCAGTTCCTCATACATTGCTGGGTGGAGCTTATGGCTGGCATCAGATCCCCCAAACAGAACATGTGGCCTACTCTGAAAGTTATGTGCCTCATCAGCAGGCATTAGCTCCTGACAATTTCCCACGATTTGAGGACTGTTACATGTGTCAAAAAGCATTACCTCATGCCCATTCAGACACATTAGCACGAGATCAGAAGGAGAGCCCTGCAAGCTCTGATTCAAGATCAATATATCATAGTCTCTGTTTAGATGATAGAGGGCAGCCAGTTAGTAGGGCCTTTGCAGCTGGAGGTTTTGGGGAATCTGTGGTTGAACAACAGGGAATTGGGTCTCAACCAAAACTAGTGACTAATCTAAATCATGAAGTTGGAAACCCTCCGTCAGAGGGCAATAGATTAGCACAGAATGTAGAGGGTTACTATGCCAAGGATAGGATTATTCACCAAAGGCCAGAAAATATCGAGCAGCCTAGGATTCCAGTTTCACAAGGTTCGGTAGGAGTGACTGGAGGTATTCAATCTCCTTATGGGGTCCTTGTGGGTACCATTCCACAAACATCCCCTGATATTGCAGTCCAGCCAGTCCTTGCTTCAAGTCAATACCAAGTTACACAGGAATCTATGATGAGAAAACCGACTAATGTTGACGTTCCTGCAACTGGAGGCTTGCCTTTGCAGACATCTGATTATGTGCTGCAAGAATCTCCAAAAGATATTTCTGGTAATTTTCCTGTCTCAGCTCCTTTTGAAGATAACACCAAGCCTGTTCATGACCATCTCAAACAGATTGATGGGAGGATTGAGAATCTCCGGATAAGCCCTGCTGACGTGTTACCCATCAGTGAGCAGAGTAAATCGCCAACTGATAATCCCATAAAAGAAGAGATCTTGGACAATAGATCCCAGCAGGTTGTTGGGAGGGAGGCATATTTAGATGCCGCCTTTAGCAAACCAAAAGCTGTTCTTGATGCGAACAACTCAAGGTTAAATGACATCTTGCCTATTTCTTCAACTGAGGTTCCTTATGTGCAGAAATTGCAGCAGTCAGAACGTTATGAGGTAGCACAGCCTCCTCTGGCAGGTGATCTTGGGATGTATGGTCATTCAAAACTTGGCGTAAATTTGGTTCCAGATGAGATATTGTGCAATAGTGCTTTCTCTGGTGTTGATTCAGCTCAATTATCTGAAAGAAATGCTACTGTGGGTGAATGGAAGGAAAATGCTCCACGATACCACCCGAATATTGTCTCTGGTGGTATTGAAGCTGTTCAATCAGATGGAAGTACCCTGTCATCTGTATCTCCATCTTATAGGATAGGAGATTTGCCAGACAGCTCAAACTCACTGTTTAGCAACCAGGACCCTTGGAATTTGCGGCATGAGACGCATTTCCCTCCACCTAGGCCTATTAAAATTCAAATAAAGAAGGAATCTTTTGGTCCTAGGGATGCTTCTGGCGAGAATCGTTTTGACAATGGTGAATTGTTGATGGGCAGTAGCACGGGCTTGGTCACAGATTCGAGGGCAGAGGATAGAGTTGCCCATCCCTCAGGCAATCTGATCATAGATGTAAATTCAGAGCATTCACGGCCCAGTAAAG GTTCAGCTGAGGAACTGATCAAGCAAGAACTTCAGGCTGTTGCTGAGGGTGTAGCAGCTTCTGTCCTTCAATCTTCTCTGCCTTCAAATCCTGATTTATCAGGACACGGGAGGAGTGAATCACCTTCTACAAGCGTTGAAACCAACGAAGTTAACAATATTGATAAAGGAGGAGTGCTGAATTTAGATAAAATTGAG GAAATCAAGGCCAAATTGCCGGAGAAGATAAATTTTGGGTTCCCTATTTCAGATGGCCTTGGCCGCTTACAG ATTATTAAGAATAGCGATCTTGAAGAGCTAAGAGAATTGGGTTCTGGTACTTTTGGTACCGTTTATCATGGGAAGTGGAGGGGTACAGATGTTGCAATTAAAAGAATCAATGATAGATGCTTTGCGGGGAAGGCATCAGAAGAAGAACGCATG AGAGATGATTTCTGGAATGAGGCAATCAACCTTGCTGATTTGCACCACCCAAATGTGGTTGCATTTTATGGTGTTGTGCTTGATGGACCTGGAGGCTCTGTTGCTACTGTTACGGAATACATGGTTAATGGGTCACTGAGGAATGCTTTGCAGAAAGGTGACAG GAATCTTGATAAGCGCAAGCGTCTTTTGATTGCTATGGATGTTGCATTTGGGATGGAATACTTGCATGGGAAGAAAATTGTACATTTTGACTTGAAAAGTGATAATCTATTGGTAAATCTCCGTGACCCACACCGCCCAATATGCAAG
- the LOC113767613 gene encoding uncharacterized protein LOC113767613 isoform X2, protein MAFDQNSIPKDLRPLNVVRTVPEDHRIATVTSSARPVEGFYGNPPRDGSPSSSQAVYYPSTVSESGFVGLGFAGNGAVPVPVPGAVQVPVPGVPGWVPRMVPLPPSGVLAAGGVDLGDSSFHSRGRSEGTVSDQASDGCGDDSVSGKKVKFLCSFGGNILPRPSDSALRYVGGQTRIISVRRDISFPDLYRKMVDIYGQNVVIKYQLPDEDLDALVSVSCPDDLENMMDEYEKLLERSLDGSAKLRVFLFSASEVDSVGMVHIGDWHDSGQKYVEAVNGYVDVTGRPAITRKESTASATSTHSSDVNGSEAVDSTARGSGEITGPPSTCVLSPRELNSTASQEALTRTSGFDPSPAVSAEASAVPPSMLVSNSGHSPSSANVENELAKIVTANGQQKMGYEMQQVEATIPAPSPYLHPYMDPQQETGIRSDYVQNPAQMGFPTQLLGTVAPVFAQQHISPTGTTHQQFFPAVHMTMVPSSHVSMNPNLVQPMVQPQQILLEPYPTESQLGQRIVHAPADPGYNAFHPPVPHTLLGGAYGWHQIPQTEHVAYSESYVPHQQALAPDNFPRFEDCYMCQKALPHAHSDTLARDQKESPASSDSRSIYHSLCLDDRGQPVSRAFAAGGFGESVVEQQGIGSQPKLVTNLNHEVGNPPSEGNRLAQNVEGYYAKDRIIHQRPENIEQPRIPVSQGSVGVTGGIQSPYGVLVGTIPQTSPDIAVQPVLASSQYQVTQESMMRKPTNVDVPATGGLPLQTSDYVLQESPKDISGNFPVSAPFEDNTKPVHDHLKQIDGRIENLRISPADVLPISEQSKSPTDNPIKEEILDNRSQQVVGREAYLDAAFSKPKAVLDANNSRLNDILPISSTEVPYVQKLQQSERYEVAQPPLAGDLGMYGHSKLGVNLVPDEILCNSAFSGVDSAQLSERNATVGEWKENAPRYHPNIVSGGIEAVQSDGSTLSSVSPSYRIGDLPDSSNSLFSNQDPWNLRHETHFPPPRPIKIQIKKESFGPRDASGENRFDNGELLMGSSTGLVTDSRAEDRVAHPSGNLIIDVNSEHSRPSKGSAEELIKQELQAVAEGVAASVLQSSLPSNPDLSGHGRSESPSTSVETNEVNNIDKGGVLNLDKIEEIKAKLPEKINFGFPISDGLGRLQIIKNSDLEELRELGSGTFGTVYHGKWRGTDVAIKRINDRCFAGKASEEERMRDDFWNEAINLADLHHPNVVAFYGVVLDGPGGSVATVTEYMVNGSLRNALQKGDRNLDKRKRLLIAMDVAFGMEYLHGKKIVHFDLKSDNLLVNLRDPHRPICKVGDLGLSKVKCQTLISGGVRGTLPWMAPELLNGSSNLVDVYSFGIVMWELVTGEEPYADLHYGAIIGGIVSNTLRPPVPESCDPDWKSLMERCWSAEPSERPSFTEIVNELRLMASKLPPKGQNQQPVSSKQPQVKS, encoded by the exons ATGGCTTTTGATCAGAATTCAATACCAAAAGATTTGCGCCCGTTGAATGTAGTTAGAACAGTGCCCGAGGACCACCGCATTGCCACAGTGACCTCGTCGGCGAGGCCTGTTGAGGGGTTTTACGGGAACCCTCCTCGCGACGGTAGCCCTAGTTCTTCTCAGGCTGTTTATTACCCTTCTACCGTGTCAGAGTCTGGGTTTGTTGGTCTGGGATTTGCTGGAAATGGTGCTGTTCCCGTTCCTGTTCCTGGGGCAGTCCAGGTTCCTGTTCCTGGGGTTCCTGGGTGGGTCCCGCGCATGGTGCCTCTGCCCCCATCAGGGGTATTGGCTGCCGGTGGGGTGGATTTAGGAGATTCGTCTTTTCATAGTCGAGGAAGGAGTGAGGGCACAGTTTCTGATCAAGCTAGTGATGGGTGTGGTGATGATTCTGTTTCAGGGAAGAAGGTCAAGTTTTTGTGTAGTTTTGGGGGGAATATATTGCCAAGGCCAAGTGATTCTGCATTGAGATATGTTGGTGGGCAGACTAGGATTATTAGTGTAAGGAGGGATATCAGTTTTCCTGATTTGTATCGGAAAATGGTCGATATATATGGACAGAATGTGGTCATTAAGTATCAGTTGCCTGATGAGGATCTTGATGCTCTTGTATCAGTTTCTTGTCCTGATGATCTTGAGAATATGatggatgagtatgagaagTTGCTTGAGAGGTCTCTGGATGGGTCTGCTAAGTTGAGGGTATTTTTGTTTTCTGCATCTGAGGTTGATTCAGTGGGTATGGTCCACATTGGTGATTGGCATGATAGTGGGCAGAAGTATGTCGAGGCAGTGAATGGTTATGTGGATGTTACTGGCAGACCTGCAATCACGAGGAAGGAGAGTACTGCTAGTGCAACTTCCACTCACAGTTCGGATGTGAACGGGTCCGAGGCTGTTGACAGCACAGCCCGTGGATCAGGGGAGATTACTGGTCCACCATCTACTTGTGTGTTGTCTCCAAGGGAGTTGAATTCAACCGCTTCTCAAGAAGCTTTGACAAGAACGTCAGGTTTTGATCCAAGTCCTGCAGTTTCTGCTGAAGCTTCTGCTGTTCCACCTAGTATGCTAGTGAGTAACTCTGGTCATTCACCTTCATCTGCTAATGTGGAGAATGAGTTGGCTAAAATTGTGACTGCTAATGGGCAGCAAAAAATGGGGTATGAAATGCAGCAAGTGGAGGCAACTATTCCAGCGCCTTCTCCTTACTTGCATCCTTACATGGATCCCCAGCAAGAAACTGGTATCCGTTCGGATTATGTTCAGAATCCTGCTCAGATGGGTTTCCCTACACAGCTTTTGGGGACTGTGGCACCTGTGTTTGCCCAACAGCATATCAGTCCTACAGGTACCACCCATCAGCAGTTTTTTCCTGCAGTTCACATGACTATGGTTCCTTCCTCTCATGTCAGCATGAATCCAAATCTGGTTCAACCTATGGTTCAACCACAGCAAATCCTGTTGGAGCCTTATCCTACGGAAAGCCAATTAGGTCAGAGAATTGTCCATGCTCCTGCTGACCCAGGTTATAATGCATTTCATCCTCCAGTTCCTCATACATTGCTGGGTGGAGCTTATGGCTGGCATCAGATCCCCCAAACAGAACATGTGGCCTACTCTGAAAGTTATGTGCCTCATCAGCAGGCATTAGCTCCTGACAATTTCCCACGATTTGAGGACTGTTACATGTGTCAAAAAGCATTACCTCATGCCCATTCAGACACATTAGCACGAGATCAGAAGGAGAGCCCTGCAAGCTCTGATTCAAGATCAATATATCATAGTCTCTGTTTAGATGATAGAGGGCAGCCAGTTAGTAGGGCCTTTGCAGCTGGAGGTTTTGGGGAATCTGTGGTTGAACAACAGGGAATTGGGTCTCAACCAAAACTAGTGACTAATCTAAATCATGAAGTTGGAAACCCTCCGTCAGAGGGCAATAGATTAGCACAGAATGTAGAGGGTTACTATGCCAAGGATAGGATTATTCACCAAAGGCCAGAAAATATCGAGCAGCCTAGGATTCCAGTTTCACAAGGTTCGGTAGGAGTGACTGGAGGTATTCAATCTCCTTATGGGGTCCTTGTGGGTACCATTCCACAAACATCCCCTGATATTGCAGTCCAGCCAGTCCTTGCTTCAAGTCAATACCAAGTTACACAGGAATCTATGATGAGAAAACCGACTAATGTTGACGTTCCTGCAACTGGAGGCTTGCCTTTGCAGACATCTGATTATGTGCTGCAAGAATCTCCAAAAGATATTTCTGGTAATTTTCCTGTCTCAGCTCCTTTTGAAGATAACACCAAGCCTGTTCATGACCATCTCAAACAGATTGATGGGAGGATTGAGAATCTCCGGATAAGCCCTGCTGACGTGTTACCCATCAGTGAGCAGAGTAAATCGCCAACTGATAATCCCATAAAAGAAGAGATCTTGGACAATAGATCCCAGCAGGTTGTTGGGAGGGAGGCATATTTAGATGCCGCCTTTAGCAAACCAAAAGCTGTTCTTGATGCGAACAACTCAAGGTTAAATGACATCTTGCCTATTTCTTCAACTGAGGTTCCTTATGTGCAGAAATTGCAGCAGTCAGAACGTTATGAGGTAGCACAGCCTCCTCTGGCAGGTGATCTTGGGATGTATGGTCATTCAAAACTTGGCGTAAATTTGGTTCCAGATGAGATATTGTGCAATAGTGCTTTCTCTGGTGTTGATTCAGCTCAATTATCTGAAAGAAATGCTACTGTGGGTGAATGGAAGGAAAATGCTCCACGATACCACCCGAATATTGTCTCTGGTGGTATTGAAGCTGTTCAATCAGATGGAAGTACCCTGTCATCTGTATCTCCATCTTATAGGATAGGAGATTTGCCAGACAGCTCAAACTCACTGTTTAGCAACCAGGACCCTTGGAATTTGCGGCATGAGACGCATTTCCCTCCACCTAGGCCTATTAAAATTCAAATAAAGAAGGAATCTTTTGGTCCTAGGGATGCTTCTGGCGAGAATCGTTTTGACAATGGTGAATTGTTGATGGGCAGTAGCACGGGCTTGGTCACAGATTCGAGGGCAGAGGATAGAGTTGCCCATCCCTCAGGCAATCTGATCATAGATGTAAATTCAGAGCATTCACGGCCCAGTAAAG GTTCAGCTGAGGAACTGATCAAGCAAGAACTTCAGGCTGTTGCTGAGGGTGTAGCAGCTTCTGTCCTTCAATCTTCTCTGCCTTCAAATCCTGATTTATCAGGACACGGGAGGAGTGAATCACCTTCTACAAGCGTTGAAACCAACGAAGTTAACAATATTGATAAAGGAGGAGTGCTGAATTTAGATAAAATTGAG GAAATCAAGGCCAAATTGCCGGAGAAGATAAATTTTGGGTTCCCTATTTCAGATGGCCTTGGCCGCTTACAG ATTATTAAGAATAGCGATCTTGAAGAGCTAAGAGAATTGGGTTCTGGTACTTTTGGTACCGTTTATCATGGGAAGTGGAGGGGTACAGATGTTGCAATTAAAAGAATCAATGATAGATGCTTTGCGGGGAAGGCATCAGAAGAAGAACGCATG AGAGATGATTTCTGGAATGAGGCAATCAACCTTGCTGATTTGCACCACCCAAATGTGGTTGCATTTTATGGTGTTGTGCTTGATGGACCTGGAGGCTCTGTTGCTACTGTTACGGAATACATGGTTAATGGGTCACTGAGGAATGCTTTGCAGAAAGGTGACAG GAATCTTGATAAGCGCAAGCGTCTTTTGATTGCTATGGATGTTGCATTTGGGATGGAATACTTGCATGGGAAGAAAATTGTACATTTTGACTTGAAAAGTGATAATCTATTGGTAAATCTCCGTGACCCACACCGCCCAATATGCAAG